The following are encoded together in the Negativicutes bacterium genome:
- a CDS encoding GDSL-type esterase/lipase family protein codes for MQSRKLSFFWILLTISAILLLNVQLAAPREQIQELPIPNPILLAKPIPSVMDNIVVPADGQLKPAAYDIDLDPFFADSCFIGDSFTNGLEGYTRLKQQAVFLDEVGMTVAKAEARLSELSQITPKRIFLLLGINDMGYGYSPQEFAAQYQQLLTKLQTNWPQAKIYAQAIFHVTAGHESFDSCHTNAAIAAYNAALAGVCRQSGFAYLDIASAFCDQAGVMREAESPDGMHLEYSGHFVWLELLKQIVLDYET; via the coding sequence ATGCAGTCCCGTAAGCTTTCTTTCTTCTGGATTCTCCTGACAATCAGCGCTATTCTGCTGCTCAATGTGCAGCTGGCGGCGCCTCGTGAGCAAATCCAGGAGCTTCCGATACCAAACCCGATCCTTTTAGCGAAACCGATTCCCTCGGTTATGGATAATATTGTCGTTCCGGCGGACGGTCAATTAAAGCCGGCTGCTTACGACATTGATTTGGATCCTTTTTTTGCCGATAGCTGTTTTATCGGCGATTCTTTTACCAATGGATTGGAAGGTTACACCAGATTAAAGCAACAGGCTGTTTTTCTAGACGAAGTCGGTATGACCGTGGCAAAAGCGGAGGCACGGCTGAGTGAATTGAGCCAAATAACACCGAAGCGCATTTTTCTGCTGCTTGGCATCAATGATATGGGTTATGGTTACAGTCCGCAAGAATTTGCGGCGCAATACCAGCAATTGCTGACAAAACTGCAGACGAACTGGCCGCAAGCCAAGATTTACGCACAAGCCATATTCCATGTCACTGCCGGTCATGAGTCATTCGACTCCTGTCATACCAACGCAGCCATTGCTGCCTATAATGCGGCTTTGGCCGGGGTTTGCCGTCAATCCGGCTTCGCTTATCTGGATATCGCTTCTGCTTTTTGTGACCAGGCCGGCGTCATGCGGGAAGCGGAAAGCCCCGACGGGATGCACCTGGAATATTCCGGTCACTTTGTTTGGTTGGAATTATTAAAACAAATCGTACTGGATTACGAAACGTAA
- the rplI gene encoding 50S ribosomal protein L9, which yields MEVILTQDVKGIGQKGQKIHAAEGYCRNYLMPRGLAIEATAGALQQMQERDDSKARREQREKEKAQELAKKLAGISVIIQCKHSEGGKLFGSVTNSTIADELSRQHKISIDRKKIEIKEPIKTLGVYEAAVRIYPGMTAKLTIKIHPLD from the coding sequence ATGGAAGTAATCCTCACGCAGGATGTGAAAGGGATCGGCCAAAAAGGCCAAAAAATCCATGCGGCAGAAGGCTATTGCCGGAATTATCTCATGCCACGGGGCTTAGCCATCGAAGCGACAGCCGGTGCTCTGCAGCAGATGCAGGAGCGCGATGACAGCAAAGCACGCAGAGAGCAGCGTGAAAAAGAAAAAGCCCAGGAATTAGCCAAAAAATTAGCAGGTATTTCGGTGATTATTCAGTGCAAACACAGCGAAGGCGGCAAACTCTTCGGATCTGTTACCAACAGCACCATCGCCGATGAATTGAGCCGCCAGCATAAAATCAGCATTGATCGCAAAAAAATCGAGATAAAGGAACCGATCAAGACACTCGGAGTGTATGAAGCGGCTGTGCGGATTTATCCGGGCATGACGGCCAAACTGACCATCAAAATTCATCCTCTCGACTAA
- a CDS encoding CvpA family protein yields the protein MESITLQNYNWVDGVIVIILLFGAWRGFHNGFTKTLISLLGAVVGFIAAIFYYPTVAAWFNSNWQLNQKIVDFIAPKINIPTMSLSEADPIAYLMKQLASLKLPQAVLDQLQKAIEAMGTINLQSMSSNLGELVATLLANLLISALAFLVIVLAVNLAANLLLFLLRNVLRVAGGTSDKISGLLVGLLQSFAILIGIIAVVLPILSSTSQSGLTTAVSESYLANKMMDFFYFLIALFSSEGS from the coding sequence ATGGAAAGCATTACCCTGCAGAATTATAACTGGGTAGACGGTGTGATCGTTATCATTCTGCTGTTTGGAGCCTGGCGGGGTTTTCACAACGGTTTTACCAAAACACTGATCAGTCTCCTGGGGGCTGTTGTTGGTTTCATTGCTGCTATTTTCTATTATCCGACTGTTGCAGCCTGGTTCAACTCGAATTGGCAGCTGAATCAAAAAATTGTCGACTTCATCGCACCCAAAATCAATATACCTACCATGAGTCTCTCCGAGGCGGATCCGATTGCCTATTTGATGAAGCAGCTGGCAAGCCTGAAACTACCGCAGGCGGTCCTCGATCAGCTGCAAAAAGCGATCGAAGCGATGGGTACGATCAATTTACAGTCCATGTCCAGCAATTTGGGTGAATTGGTAGCAACCCTGCTGGCCAACCTCTTAATCAGCGCACTGGCTTTCCTTGTGATCGTACTGGCAGTCAATTTGGCCGCCAATCTGCTGCTCTTCTTATTGCGCAATGTGCTGCGGGTCGCCGGCGGTACTTCGGATAAAATCAGCGGTCTCTTGGTTGGTCTGCTGCAGTCGTTCGCTATTCTGATCGGCATTATTGCAGTCGTACTGCCCATCCTGAGCAGCACCAGTCAATCCGGCTTAACAACTGCCGTGAGCGAATCATACCTCGCCAATAAAATGATGGACTTTTTCTATTTCCTGATCGCTTTGTTTTCATCAGAAGGGAGCTAG
- a CDS encoding DUF951 domain-containing protein: MTEYYLGDLVKMRKSHPCGGDTWEVTRIGMDFRIRCTTCGHSLLLPRVKFEKSVKSILRRGDAVLTAQQRPAFTNTSDDKKGKQSLK, translated from the coding sequence ATGACGGAATATTACTTGGGTGATCTTGTAAAAATGCGTAAGAGCCACCCTTGCGGCGGCGATACCTGGGAAGTAACCCGGATCGGTATGGATTTTCGTATCCGCTGTACGACCTGTGGTCACAGCCTGTTATTGCCCAGAGTGAAATTTGAAAAAAGCGTAAAATCCATCCTCCGCAGAGGGGATGCTGTCCTGACCGCACAGCAACGGCCTGCTTTTACCAATACATCCGACGATAAAAAGGGAAAACAGTCGTTAAAATGA
- the ssb gene encoding single-stranded DNA-binding protein has product MVNNIVLVGRLTRDPEMRYTPSGSSVARFTLAVDRNMKGPNGERQTDFIRCSAWNKRAEFVSNYVHKGRLVAVEGSLHINSVTQPDGSRRDYTEVTCNNITPLDRPKETNMESGEMPGDLPYEPYDNNDSKTGKQPGESDDDVPFNF; this is encoded by the coding sequence ATGGTTAACAATATCGTCTTAGTCGGACGTCTGACCCGAGATCCGGAAATGCGTTACACACCCAGTGGTTCTTCGGTTGCCCGTTTTACTTTAGCTGTTGACCGCAATATGAAGGGTCCGAACGGAGAACGTCAGACCGATTTTATTCGTTGCAGCGCCTGGAATAAACGCGCCGAGTTCGTCTCCAATTATGTGCATAAAGGCCGGCTGGTTGCTGTGGAAGGTTCTTTGCATATCAACAGTGTCACCCAACCCGATGGCAGCCGCAGGGATTATACCGAAGTGACCTGCAACAACATCACTCCTTTGGATCGTCCCAAAGAAACCAACATGGAAAGCGGCGAAATGCCCGGCGATCTGCCGTATGAACCCTATGACAACAATGACAGTAAAACCGGTAAACAGCCCGGCGAAAGTGATGACGATGTTCCGTTCAATTTCTAA
- a CDS encoding tRNA threonylcarbamoyladenosine dehydratase → MSHAKAWQRTALLIGEQGLSRLQAASVMIVGLGGVGSFALEAIARAGVGRIILVDDDFIEESNLNRQLLALHSTIGMTKVAAAAARIRDINPDCQIEMLCLTVTAANLRDLLERKPDYVIDAIDSVAAKAALLAEMYLAGIPVLGVMGTGNKLDAASFLITDISKTHTCPLARALRRELKRRGIQKGIKVIYSPLPPMTVADSADTGGTEEKLPEAPDKVKAETGRQEPVRLKRRPPGSISFVPSVAGLLAAGEAIRYLLQKEN, encoded by the coding sequence ATGAGCCATGCCAAAGCATGGCAGCGAACCGCTTTGCTGATCGGGGAGCAAGGTTTAAGCCGCCTGCAGGCCGCCAGTGTGATGATCGTTGGTTTAGGCGGCGTCGGTTCTTTTGCGCTGGAAGCGATTGCCCGTGCCGGGGTTGGCCGCATCATTTTGGTGGATGACGATTTTATTGAGGAAAGCAATCTCAACCGGCAGTTACTGGCGCTGCATTCTACGATCGGTATGACCAAGGTGGCGGCAGCCGCGGCACGCATCAGGGATATCAATCCCGATTGTCAGATTGAAATGCTGTGCCTGACCGTCACGGCGGCCAATCTACGGGATCTGCTGGAACGGAAGCCGGATTATGTCATCGACGCAATCGACAGTGTGGCGGCGAAAGCGGCTTTATTGGCGGAAATGTACCTGGCCGGGATTCCTGTCCTCGGTGTCATGGGGACCGGTAATAAACTGGATGCCGCCAGCTTTCTGATTACGGATATCAGCAAGACCCACACCTGTCCGCTGGCGAGAGCGCTGCGGCGGGAATTGAAACGGCGCGGCATCCAGAAAGGGATCAAGGTAATTTATTCCCCCTTGCCGCCGATGACGGTGGCAGACAGTGCTGATACCGGCGGAACAGAAGAGAAATTACCGGAGGCGCCGGACAAGGTGAAAGCAGAAACCGGCAGGCAAGAACCGGTCAGACTGAAACGCAGACCGCCGGGCAGCATCAGTTTTGTGCCGTCGGTTGCCGGCTTGCTGGCTGCCGGCGAAGCGATTCGTTACTTGCTGCAAAAAGAAAATTAA
- the rpsR gene encoding 30S ribosomal protein S18 yields the protein MAESYNRDRGDKDERRPKGRRPKRRVCSFCVDKVETIDYKEVDKLRRFLTERGKILPRRISGCCAKHQRTLTQAIKRSRIVALLPFTTE from the coding sequence ATGGCCGAATCATACAATCGCGACCGCGGTGATAAAGACGAACGTCGCCCCAAGGGCCGTCGTCCCAAACGTCGCGTCTGCAGTTTCTGCGTCGATAAAGTGGAAACCATCGATTATAAAGAAGTCGATAAATTACGCCGCTTCCTGACAGAACGTGGTAAAATTTTACCTCGCCGTATCTCCGGATGCTGCGCAAAACATCAGCGCACCCTGACCCAGGCAATCAAACGGTCTCGTATCGTTGCTCTGCTTCCCTTCACAACCGAGTAG
- a CDS encoding NUDIX hydrolase yields the protein MINEESAGGVIVYRGNVLVARNRFGSWVFPKGHLEENETPEIAALREVEEEVGLKAIIHEAIGETSYQFNSSGKLHNKIVHWFWMRVEDPFYTLNRREGFIEAVFAPVEEVQAMLAHDNDRLLLDKIALRIKAEEMQLHESNHPTL from the coding sequence ATGATCAATGAAGAGTCGGCAGGCGGCGTGATCGTCTATCGCGGCAATGTGCTGGTGGCGCGCAACCGCTTTGGCAGCTGGGTTTTTCCCAAGGGCCATCTGGAAGAAAACGAGACGCCGGAAATTGCTGCCTTAAGAGAAGTGGAAGAAGAAGTTGGCTTAAAGGCAATCATTCATGAAGCCATTGGAGAAACCAGCTATCAATTTAATTCCTCCGGTAAACTGCATAATAAAATCGTGCATTGGTTTTGGATGCGGGTGGAAGATCCCTTTTATACCTTAAACCGACGGGAAGGCTTCATCGAAGCGGTATTTGCTCCGGTCGAAGAAGTGCAGGCGATGCTGGCTCATGATAATGACCGACTCCTGCTTGATAAGATTGCTCTACGAATTAAAGCAGAGGAGATGCAATTACATGAATCCAACCACCCTACTCTTTGA
- a CDS encoding YybS family protein translates to MNRRFSVRMVTEGAMLAAVFVLLALVSYYTPLGTLVILAMTTPTAIMTCRHGWKAGLLSAIAAELVLLLLLDPVFVISGCTTLQFSGLILGLGVGKKWSPWTTLAATTAATLIGFVFLIVLSSTLMDYNFLDEMVKLYQEASQISLDMIEQFNFPEEQLDLIRQIPTYAEVYFGPLLPMLLTLSSAMNALLNFQILGIVMKRMHLPMEHLAPFPSWRLPDYTGLIFLLSILANSGGSYFSITWLATLAQNIFQVTYYLILIQGLAVMVWFLQKVHVSNLFRWLLLIFILFNPYISTGVIILGLVDFIFDLRKIGPRSRARAELQKTNDAEKNHDQTKNDPPSLS, encoded by the coding sequence ATGAATCGTCGATTCTCCGTCCGTATGGTCACAGAGGGGGCTATGCTGGCCGCTGTTTTTGTCCTTCTGGCCTTAGTGTCTTACTATACACCGCTGGGAACCCTGGTGATCTTAGCCATGACAACTCCCACCGCCATCATGACTTGCCGCCATGGTTGGAAAGCCGGTTTGCTTTCTGCCATTGCCGCGGAACTGGTCCTGCTCTTACTGCTGGACCCCGTTTTCGTTATTTCCGGTTGCACGACACTGCAATTTTCCGGTCTCATTCTCGGCCTCGGAGTAGGGAAAAAATGGAGCCCCTGGACCACTCTGGCTGCCACAACCGCCGCCACCCTGATCGGCTTTGTTTTTTTAATTGTGCTTTCCTCCACGTTGATGGATTATAATTTTCTGGATGAAATGGTAAAACTCTATCAGGAAGCATCGCAGATTTCTCTGGATATGATCGAACAATTCAATTTTCCGGAAGAGCAATTGGATCTGATTCGGCAAATCCCAACCTATGCGGAAGTTTATTTCGGCCCTCTGCTGCCCATGCTGCTGACCTTAAGTTCGGCCATGAATGCTTTATTGAATTTCCAGATTCTCGGCATCGTGATGAAGCGCATGCACCTGCCGATGGAGCATTTGGCTCCCTTCCCCTCCTGGCGTTTGCCGGATTATACGGGTTTGATTTTCCTGCTGAGTATTTTGGCTAACTCAGGCGGCAGTTATTTCTCAATTACCTGGCTCGCCACCTTGGCGCAGAACATTTTTCAGGTGACTTACTATCTGATTTTGATTCAGGGCCTGGCCGTCATGGTCTGGTTTCTGCAAAAAGTACATGTCAGCAACCTTTTTCGCTGGCTGCTGCTGATTTTTATTCTGTTTAACCCTTATATCTCTACCGGTGTGATCATTTTGGGTTTAGTGGATTTCATTTTTGACTTACGAAAAATCGGACCGCGTTCCCGCGCGCGCGCCGAGCTGCAAAAAACCAATGATGCCGAAAAAAATCACGATCAGACAAAAAACGATCCGCCCTCCCTTTCTTAA
- the lonC gene encoding Lon family ATP-dependent protease, whose protein sequence is MQHTIHDYLNQFKDLNWQDIANQTDLLTQRVTALYALMAQVLGPDRLVARAAKMEIIDLVSDDDEMKRLWGLQKLLSSDPTLPEPKKENLAAVMEQVENDLAEFIARRSVEERLEKIVNERIQSQQDDYMRDIKLSLIKEENGPETEITTRKLKTLLALEKRKAPKMAMEQMRPHTLDEVVGQAQAKTALMAKLATPFPQHILLYGPPGVGKTTVARLVLEAARTSPHSPFSANAPFIEVDGTVLRWDPREITNPLLGSVHDPIYQGARRDLADNAVPEPKPGLVTDAHGGILFIDEIGEMDYQLQAKLLKVLEDKRVFFESSYYDPENTNIPEYIHRLFEEGAPANFILIGATTRSPEEINPAIRSRCAEVFFDPLDKKDIEQVVLGAAKRLHINLAGGAEKLIAEHTDEARKAVNILADSYGFVLSRIKEKLDRRHNVDVTVADVQEILQISRITPQAPYLAQETPRVGQVFGLGAFGYTGSVLEIEAAVFPAAEKGKGSIRFNDTAGSMAKDSIFVASTVLRKVLNLQLQDYDVHVNFVGGGNVDGPSAGGALTLALISAVRNIPVRQDIAMTGEISLQGLIKPVGGLYGKLYGAARAGMKEILVPAANSKELPAEMYGVKLTPYANIEEAMKIMLIEAVD, encoded by the coding sequence TTGCAGCATACCATTCATGATTATTTAAACCAGTTCAAGGATTTAAATTGGCAGGATATCGCCAATCAGACAGATCTCTTGACTCAGCGCGTGACTGCCCTGTATGCGCTGATGGCTCAGGTTCTGGGACCGGATCGCTTGGTCGCTCGTGCCGCAAAAATGGAAATCATCGATCTGGTCAGTGACGATGATGAAATGAAACGCCTTTGGGGCTTACAAAAGCTGTTAAGTTCCGACCCCACTCTGCCTGAACCCAAAAAAGAAAATCTGGCAGCGGTCATGGAACAAGTGGAAAATGATCTGGCTGAATTCATCGCCCGCCGCTCCGTGGAAGAGCGTTTGGAAAAAATCGTCAACGAACGCATCCAAAGTCAGCAGGATGACTATATGCGGGACATCAAACTCAGCCTGATCAAAGAAGAAAACGGGCCTGAAACGGAAATCACCACCCGAAAACTAAAAACATTATTGGCTTTGGAAAAACGCAAAGCGCCAAAAATGGCCATGGAGCAAATGCGGCCGCATACTTTGGACGAAGTAGTTGGACAAGCCCAGGCCAAAACTGCCTTGATGGCCAAATTGGCCACTCCTTTTCCCCAGCATATCCTGCTCTACGGTCCGCCCGGTGTCGGTAAGACAACAGTTGCCCGCCTGGTGCTGGAAGCGGCACGCACTTCCCCCCATTCACCCTTCAGCGCCAATGCCCCTTTTATCGAAGTAGACGGTACCGTGCTGCGCTGGGACCCGCGGGAGATTACCAACCCCTTATTGGGTTCGGTGCATGATCCCATCTATCAGGGTGCCCGGCGGGATTTGGCGGATAATGCCGTACCGGAGCCAAAACCGGGTCTGGTCACCGACGCGCATGGCGGTATTCTCTTTATTGATGAAATTGGTGAAATGGACTATCAACTGCAGGCCAAACTGCTGAAAGTACTGGAAGATAAGCGGGTTTTCTTTGAATCTTCTTATTATGACCCGGAGAACACCAACATACCGGAGTATATTCACCGGCTATTCGAAGAAGGCGCGCCGGCTAATTTCATTCTGATCGGCGCTACCACCCGCAGTCCGGAAGAAATCAATCCAGCCATTCGCTCCCGCTGCGCCGAAGTGTTCTTCGATCCTCTCGATAAAAAGGATATCGAACAGGTGGTGCTGGGAGCAGCCAAACGCCTGCATATCAATCTGGCCGGGGGAGCGGAAAAACTGATTGCCGAACATACCGATGAAGCCAGAAAAGCCGTGAATATTCTGGCCGACAGTTACGGTTTTGTGCTCTCCCGGATCAAAGAAAAATTGGATCGCCGGCATAACGTGGATGTTACGGTCGCCGATGTGCAGGAGATTCTGCAAATCAGCCGTATCACCCCGCAAGCTCCTTATCTGGCGCAGGAAACACCAAGAGTGGGTCAAGTCTTTGGCTTGGGTGCTTTTGGTTATACCGGCAGTGTCCTGGAGATTGAAGCGGCAGTCTTCCCTGCCGCGGAGAAAGGCAAAGGCAGCATCCGTTTTAACGATACCGCCGGTTCGATGGCCAAGGATTCTATTTTTGTCGCCTCGACTGTCCTGCGCAAAGTACTCAATCTGCAGCTGCAGGATTATGATGTGCATGTCAATTTTGTCGGTGGCGGCAATGTCGATGGTCCCTCGGCAGGCGGAGCATTGACCCTTGCTCTGATCAGCGCTGTCCGCAATATACCGGTCCGCCAGGATATCGCCATGACCGGAGAAATCTCCCTGCAGGGACTGATCAAACCGGTCGGCGGCTTATATGGCAAACTATACGGCGCCGCCCGGGCGGGAATGAAAGAAATCCTGGTGCCGGCGGCCAACAGCAAAGAACTGCCTGCCGAAATGTACGGCGTCAAGCTGACCCCCTACGCAAACATTGAAGAAGCCATGAAAATCATGCTGATTGAAGCAGTTGATTGA
- the rpsF gene encoding 30S ribosomal protein S6: MNSYELMYIINPTLEGDALEAVSEKVKTLIETVKGSVTEVKKWGKRRLAYEINDFKEGVYLIVTFDADPSAITEIDRVLKLTEPIIRFMITKVEK; the protein is encoded by the coding sequence ATGAATAGTTACGAATTGATGTATATCATTAATCCCACGCTCGAGGGCGATGCTCTGGAAGCAGTGAGTGAAAAAGTGAAAACATTAATCGAAACCGTTAAGGGCAGCGTAACAGAGGTGAAAAAATGGGGTAAGCGACGTCTCGCTTATGAAATCAATGATTTCAAGGAAGGTGTCTACCTGATTGTTACCTTTGACGCCGATCCTTCCGCTATCACTGAAATAGACCGTGTTTTAAAATTAACGGAACCAATTATCCGTTTCATGATTACAAAAGTAGAAAAATAG
- a CDS encoding HAD-IA family hydrolase — MNPTTLLFDLDGTLIDTRALVVASFQHTFRTVLGLEISAEEVLNDYGRPLTYSFGRYTNDAAVIREMLQIYRRHNLAAHDQMAQPFPFIQEDLQALQQAGYPMGVVSSKKRLTVMKGIRLFQMEAFFQVYVCEEDTKIHKPQAEPLLEACRLLQIEPSAALYTGDSPYDILCAKAAGSPSAAVLWSNFPSTVWDELQPDYRLQRLADLLAYLQ; from the coding sequence ATGAATCCAACCACCCTACTCTTTGATTTGGACGGGACTCTGATCGACACCCGCGCTTTGGTCGTAGCCTCGTTTCAGCATACCTTTCGCACGGTGCTGGGTTTGGAGATCTCCGCTGAGGAAGTTCTCAACGACTACGGCCGCCCCTTAACCTATTCTTTCGGCCGTTACACCAACGATGCCGCCGTGATCCGGGAAATGCTGCAAATCTATCGCCGGCATAATCTGGCGGCGCACGACCAGATGGCACAGCCATTCCCTTTCATTCAGGAAGACTTGCAAGCCTTGCAGCAGGCGGGTTATCCGATGGGTGTTGTCTCCTCCAAAAAGCGCCTTACCGTCATGAAAGGCATCCGCCTCTTTCAGATGGAAGCGTTTTTTCAGGTTTATGTCTGCGAAGAAGATACCAAAATTCACAAACCGCAGGCAGAACCCTTGCTGGAAGCTTGCAGACTGCTGCAGATCGAACCGTCCGCCGCGCTCTATACCGGCGACAGTCCCTATGATATTCTCTGCGCCAAAGCAGCGGGTTCCCCTTCTGCGGCGGTACTCTGGAGCAACTTCCCCAGCACTGTCTGGGATGAACTGCAGCCTGATTATCGTCTGCAGCGTCTGGCCGATTTGTTGGCTTATCTCCAATAA